The genomic segment CGGTGGACAACAGTGGCGTTGTGTATACGGAAGTAACTTTGAATCCACGCCAGTTCGAGAAGATTGGGGGAGAGTCGTTTGGCATTCAGCTGACCGGTCTTCGGCCTTTTATGTTTTACGGCACGGGAAGCTCCAGTTTTCGCAGCACGCCAACGGTCCGCTATCGACGCCTTGTCTTGATGCTCCCTCATAGTTTGAATGGCTACCAGGCACCAAGGCAGCTGTGGCCCAGAACGCACACTGGTTCGAGGAGTACCGCTGATGACCGGTCGGCAAAGGCCGTGGAACGCCTGGCAGAACAGCTTGATCTGCGTGTTGAGGGGACGGGACAAACCGTTAACTTCACTCTGCACATGCAAGACAGTGTCACAGCTGTGTTAGCCACTCGCGACCTCCGTCCAGGAGGAAGTTACGTCTTGTCGGTCCGAGGCACTGTCATGGTGCGGGACAAATTCAACCAACCGCTCCAGTCCTCTACGCTTGCCTTTCGCATGGACAAGCTTCAAAGCGTTGCAAAGCTTATTATGCCCAGAGATTCGCGCGTCTGGTTCATTGACGATTCGTACCTCCGGAGCCAGTTGAGGGACGCAGCTGAGGTCCACATGGGGACGGCTGTACAGTTCAGTGGCAACGGCCGCTCCACCAGTGCTTCGTCGTCCAATGAGGATATGGAAGTGCGACAGGTGATCGCGAATAACTTCAGGGAGTGCCTGCTCAGCCACCCAGAAGCATGTCTGGCCTCGCTCTTCGATAACGTCACAAGTAACCGCGAAAACTATCAGTAAGTGGCATATGTGTGGCGCGGGAACTTCCTCTGCTGGCTCTTCATTTAATTGTTGTTGTATTTGGCAAGAGACGCTGAGGTCCCATGGAGGCCGTTTATGCGTGCGCCCTTAAACGGTGCGGCCTGTCGTCATTGGGTTAAGGTGCTGTCCGAATTTTCACACGCATTCCAGAACTCACCCGCTGGGCTTGGGTTCAGTGATAGCAACTACTGTTTTCCGTAGAATTTGCAGGGGTACCGTGGCAGGAACAGGCACAGAGGCGTCAAATCTAGGTGAAGGAGCCTTCTATCGGATTTGCCTGTCCCTAGGTCAATATTTGTGGGTCTGCTGCCATCGGCGGCAACATGAGGCAACCGTGGGGCGTCTACGTGCCTGCCTGTTAGATAAAGATCCGGTTCCCAGACATTTAtccttctgtttttttgctGCGATCTCCTTATATTTCTCGTCATGTCTGGGTGCGCGTTGTTTTGCAGCGGCAGAAGCGTTACAGAAGTGACTCCATCCTGGATTTTCCCCCATCCACTTCTCGTGTATGCTTTTGAAAATCGAGCCTCCCGTCTGTCGGGGTCGTTGAACACCACGATCGTTCGACCTTTGCTTTTTCACAAGTTCGCTACTGCCTCACTTTTCCTTGTCACTGTGAAGAGCAAGGACCCGATTCAGCTGTACACGTCGACTTCGAATTTCCTATGGGGGGTCTTGCGTCTCCTCGTGCGTGTCACCCCCACCGTCATGCCCGAGGCAGGGAAATCTCCTGCCTTTCTGGTGCAGGTACTTGACCTTGAAACGGCGTATCCTTTGAATCGCTCGACAGTCTCTGTGTACGGCAAGACACCGGGTGACCCCGTGGTGTCTCTCGGTGTCGGCACGACGGATGTGCGAGGCTTTGCACTAGTTCCGATTGCGAAACCAGAAGTAACAACGAAATTGATTTTGGTCGTGGCGCATGAGCGACAGACCGCACCGTACGTGAGCGAGATCATCGACGCACCCTCTGTGTGGTTCTCTTCGAACACTGGTGGCTCAACACCCGGCGCATCCATTGATCTGTCTCCTGTAGTCTTGCGCCTGCGAAATGGGGGAATCATTCTCCAAAACGATCTCTCATTCGTCCTGCTGAGTGACCGCACCACGTATCGCCGAGGAGAATCCATCCACCTGTATGGCTTTCTTTCCCTCATGGTAGAGTCGTGGAACAGTGGTTTACGTGCAACGACCCTTATTCACGACGCCTATGGCTTGAATCCAGGAGACTTGAAAGTATGGTTGCAACTGACGTGGCAGGATCCAGAAGGCCCGAAAGGGGCGGCTTTAGGCCCGGGTCGTGaggacagcagagacgcacgGATCACAGAGCGAGCCCCTGGGGACAATGCTAAAAAGCGTTCACGTAGCGCCAGATCTTCGTCAAGCAGAAATTATATGCGAGACGGTACAATGTGCTCGAACGCTGTAGTTTCGCTTGACGAATTCGGAAATTTTATCGCTTCTATGAAGGTTCCAATCCATGTTGAGCATGGCCAGCGAGCTGTGATTGAAGTGGGCGTCTTCGAGCAGGGAATGCTTCACGAGGAGGCTGCTCTCGTGGCTGGTTCCTGCACGATTCGCCCGGAGAGCGTCGCGCAAACGGAGACTGTCGTTCAGCCCAGAGTGCTGTCTGGGCCAAATATCGTGGTCTTCGCGCCGAAACGCACAGCAGTGTTTCTCAGTGAGGTCAGCGTCCCGCCCATCGTTCGCTACAACGACGAACTTCTCGTGAAAGGGTTGGTGAAAAACTATGACGGCCTTTACCTGAACGGGCAACAAGTTCGAGTTCGCTTCAGCTTTGAGGTGCCGACTTTCCTTCGGACCCGGTTCGGGCGCAAGTCGAGCTGGTGGACCGTGAAAACGAGGCAGCCCGCGGCGTCTGCTTCCGTCGTTTCCCGAGACGCGGGCTGGGTCTGCATTGAGACAGTTGCTTGGTCGAATGCGTCGGGAAGCTTTGAGGTTAGATTGGACCTTGCAGATGTGGTCTGGATGGCTGATGACAGAAAGGCGAACCGGCTACGTCTGCCTCCGGGCACCTCAATTTCTGTCGAAGTTGAATGTCAGCGACAGCAAACGGAACAGGGAACGTCCTACAAAGAGACAACCATCGTGGCCAATACACCTTTTAGCATCGGTGCATTTGACGTTTCTATGACACCGCTGCTTCCTGGGGTACCGTTCACAGTCACCACCAATGTGATCCCTCGGCCTCGGGTGAAGACACCGGAGCAATTTGGTCGGAAGGTCCTTCTCCAAGTCTTCCGAGTAAACCCTGagatttctcttcctctgcccgAAGGGACAAACTGGGAAGACTGGGTGATGAACCCGGGATTGACGCGCTGTCCCATGGGGGATATGCCCCTGGCGGCGGATGGAACGATTGAAGTGAGGGAACTGGAGAAACTTGAGGGAATCAGTTTGGTGCAGCGATGTGATGCCAAGAGGCCTTGCTACGTAAAACTTCCGGTTGATGCAGCTCAGTACCTTTTCATCGCGACGCTCATTGACAAGACCATGGGCCGTGAGACACACTGCGAGTTCTTTCAGGCCAATCAGCGGACATTATCATCGCATCACCTTTCTTTGCAGGTGAGGCTTCCTATGAGCAGTGTAAGTCTGTAAAGAGTGACAGGCATGGTGTATATAGTGTATCTCGTGCCATGGTATGGTATTTTTGTGAGTCGTATACTCACTCTGTTCAACCTCAGCGACGTCGTCATCCGTATCTGCTGAATGCATCCGTGTCCCCGTAGTGGCTCTGCAGTGGAAAGCCACCAAGCTCAAGGGTTGTTTTTGTACAGCAGTCTTTTAATACCCGCGTCAAGAGTCGGCGGAAATAATCGTGGACCACACTGTAGGACTTGCATTTGTATGTTGAAGCTGTCAAACACGGgactgtgtgtctgtctgttttGTCCTCGCCGTTCTAGGTCCGTCCACACAAGCGTACATATGCGGCCGGCGACTCGGTTCGTCTGCGGTTCCTGAATCCGTTTACGGAGGGCTCTGCGATTAGGCCGGTGACGGCAAAGACTCGGACGAGCACAGGCAGTGAGAGTGTTGGAACGACTGGATCGGAAATGATTGAGGCAAATGTATCCGTTGTCTGGAATACGAAGTCACTGCGTCGCCACTCACGAATGGTTACTTTCCGCAAGATGGATGCTGTAGAAATCTCTGTTGGCCGAGTGCCGGAGGAATGTTTAACGGTCTGCGCTTTCACGCTTTTCATAACGATGCCAATATCGTCCGAGCCGCTGCCTCTTATGCAGCTCAATCTCGGCCAAAACAGGCTTTACCCATCTACAACACTTCCACGAAACCCTGTGGCCCTAAATTTTGGACCCTTCGTCGTCGAGCAAGAGGTCAAAGTGGTCGTATCGCATCCTGTCCGAGAGTTGCAGGTTCCTGCAGGCGCCGTTGACCTGCGCCTTCTAGATTCGAGGGGCGAGCCAGGGAATACTTTTGACGGAAAAGAGCGTATCACTGTGCAGGTGACCGTTCACAAGGGTAAGTTGCGGCTCGAACGGTTTTTGAAAAACCCTGGCATAGCTCAAAGCGCGAATTCCAGCAGCTGGCAACGTGGGAGCATCTCACTCCAATCAGCAAAGCGATTCTCCCCGACGTTTGCGACACGGACCTCTCTGACTAGCGAGTCTGCCATTCCACAGGAGGGCGGGGAcatcgaggaagaaaacgagtaCGTTGACGTGCCACTCAGCGTCAAAGGTCAGGTCGTGCTGACAATGGTCGACAAACGCTTCCTGGATGTCCGTTCCGCACCACTCTTCCACCTGGCAGAGCAACTAGAAAAGCGAGCGACTGTTGGGGTAAACGCTGGCGCTGGAACGATGTTCTTGAAGTGGAGTTCCTCGCTTGAACAGGCCTGCAGCTATGATGGTTTTCGTTTCATCAATGAAGTGAAACAACGCAGGCAAGCAGCGGATCCGTGGCTCGATGTTCTGCCCTGGCCTCTACTGCCGCGACTGTTCTTCAACTCCACGTATAGCAAGGAGTATCTAGAAGACACCGTAGTTTACGACCGATACGCGTGGTCGCTTACCGGCCATTTTCGCCCCAAACAAGCTGACAGTCTGCATAAAGTGCGCATGAGTCAACGGGGGCTGTTCATGACAGCATGGGAAAAGGCTTTAAGTCAGGAGCCAGCTCAGGAAGAGGTGCAAAACAACAACGGAGAGTGGGACATCACGCCGGATGCGCCGAGTGGAGCCTCCAGTGAGAACGAACGAGAGGATATGGATATGCTAGAGGCCGGGCGGTCCCTACACCGAGAAGGTCGTGGCGCGGATTACGAGATACAGTTTCTCCCTCGAACGGAACCGATTATCGGTTGGCAGGTAGTTGAACTGGTGGACACAGGCCGAGGGTTGCTTCGAGGCACCTTCGAGGTGGAACTCCCCAATGAGGCGACTGCACATGTCGTGAGAGGCTACACGGTTCTGCGTGTGAATGCGCAGGAGGAAGCACTGAAATCGGATGAAATCGCTCCCGGTCGACCCCGCGGTGAATCTGATAGCGCCGCTCGCGGTGGTGTCGCTGCAAAGAACGGAACTCGACGAGACATGCTGGTAAGCGGCCGATCGAGCGATGGAGCCGAAGCAGgggggcgagagagacgatcAGGGACCGTCCTCATGTTGGACTCTCGGGAGAAAGTCTTTCAGATTCGGAAGTCTGTGGCCGCTCACGCGTACGCCCCGTCCACTCTTCGATCACAGGACGTGGCCCTTGTGGGGGTGACTTTGGATGTCGGCTCGAGCCTGATAGGGAAAGGCGTGGTGGTAAAGCTTGTCTCAACTTCTCTGTTGACGCCATTAACTTCGCTGACGCCAAGAACGCAGCATGTGTATATTGCGGGGCAGACACAAGAGGTCTTGTTTCACGTAGCCGCAGACAGAGGTTTGGGCAGGGCTCAAGCAACTTTTGCTGTCGCGCTGGAGGCTTCGAGCACCCGGGTGGCATCGCCCGTGGACTCAATCTCCGAATGGTTTTCGCTGTCGTCGCTTCCCGCTTTGAGTACGGCTTCCGAGTCGAGCGGCAGCAAAAGTAGCCTTAAAGTTGACAAAAGCGAAAGGTCGAAGCGGCGGTTCAAGCGCGTGAGCACCGTGCAGGTCACGATAGAGGTATTGCCGAGCTTGCGCCGCATGAACACCGCTTCATTCTATCCGTTCGAAGCTCGAAACATTTCCCTGGATAACCCAGAAGTGGTACATTTGCTGCGCAACGCAAATGTCGGGGCGCCGTTGCCATACCCTGTGATGCCTGACGTCGGGGCGTTTCGGTTGGCTGCAGGAACGAGTTGTCTATCGGCAATCCTTTTCAAACTGCGCGAACTCATCCGAACGAGGCTTACCGTGCACAGGGAGAACCGCGGGCTGGACCGACTTCAACGATCCTATAACGGCAGTGACCTTTTGATTATTTTATTTGGCGAGGCGTTGATGAGGAAGGCGTACCATTTCGAGGATTCTGAAGTTTCTGCAGCCGCTGAACGCGCTAGGTCGCTCCTCCCGGCTTTTTACTCCGGAGACTCCTCCCGAGGCTTTCTGTCGGCGCCTGCAGATACACTTCAGGGTGCAAAAGCACCGCTGAGCATCATCCTAACCATGCTCGCCGTTTTTGTGGCAGACGCCGACGTAACAGCatctctgcagcagcagaggaagaagtttGTCACGTCAGTAAACCGCTACATTCGACTGCTCGCGACCCGGTGGAACCAAGATAACGGAGGGTTGACTTTGTTACAGTATATAGGTCCGGAGCTTATTGGAATTATCCGGTTTGTCTTGGGATCTTCGCACAGATTTGGGCTCGATGTGGAGGCCGAACAAGCGCTTTCGACGGCGAGCTTGCTGCCGCCAGCGCAAGCCGCCCGTGAAGATCTTTGTGACAAACTTCCGTCCCACGTTCTCTGGGCACTGCTGGtgatgaagagagaaactcacACCACGGGAACACATCCGGTAGAGCTCAGATGCATCCACGCGATGAGAAGGCTATTCCGACGGCAGGGGAGCAAAGGATACATCGCGTTGGATGCCGTCACAAACGAACCCAACACCAACACGGTGCACAGCTTGGTACTCCTCTTATTAACGTCAAGTCGTCAGTGGACTGAGGATTACGCTATGGAAATACGGACCATAATGACTTTCCTTTACGGAGGCGGAAGGAAACCGCCCCGATCCTTTATGGTTCCAGGGCTCTCAAGATGGTCTCTTGTGTTACTCCTCGTGGCTCTAGAACAGTGGGATCGCCAGCTGGGGAATATGGCAGATCAGAGCATGATGGTCGAAGTGCAAGCTCGAGAACCCTCTGAGATTGATGGTGTCCCTCTGATCGACGGCTTCTTTGACTCTGACCACAGGGGTCCAGTAGAAAGGTCCCTCGGCTGGAGCGAGCTCGAGAAACGCATTGCTAGCAGGAGGGATGAGAAGCTGAGAGGGCTCTTTCCAAACGAAGCGCCAGCTAAAAAGGCTGGGATTGCCGCTTTGGCGGTAGGCAAGGGAGTCGCCTTCGTTTCGACCTTTTATGACTTCGTGCCTCTCAGGTCTGTTGTGTTTCCGACCTACGAGGGGTGTCTGGTCCAGAAGAGGTACCACCTGCTTGATTCCCAACGGGGTTACTGCAAACCCGACAGCACTCTTGTCGTGAACTCGGGAGACAGGGTTTGCGTGTCTATCACGGTAACTTTTAAGAGTCCCGCCAAGTAAGTTCTACGAATTCCAGCAAGGACTCTATAGAGTGATGGTGCACCATTTCATTCAGTCGTTTATGGTGCTTACGTGTAATCCGAGACTTGTGTTCTTTTGCGCTGCATGCTTTCTTATTTCTTATCAGGGTTCTGATGGATGCTCGTGCTTGCAAAATCGCAGCACCTTTTGAGAGCAGTGCCTTTGTTGTGTCATTCATTGTCGATCATCGTCAAGTACTAGTTTGTTTTCCGGTGTGTTGTGTCTATGGAAGCACACGTGTGCGCTTCTTGTTTGGGGATCGCAAAGCAGATTTATGCAGATTTTGCTAGGCACACGCTGCTGTGttctttctgtgcatgcgttcagGTTGATGACACTTCGCGACTGGTTGCCAGCCGGCTTGCAGCCATTGGACGATGCTGCGGAGGGTTTCTCCCCTCACAGCCTCACTCTGATCCAGAGTGACCAGAAGACTGACGACGCAGTGACTCCATCACTCTTAGAAGGCCGTTGCAAAAAGCATGTTCGTGGCCAGGCGCTTGAGTGGGTTTGCGAGTCGCTGTCGCCGGGAACGTACTCCTTCGCAGTGTTGACCTCTGCAAACTTCCCTGGTTTTTTCGAGGTGTCGCTGTCCACTGCCTTTGTTTTCGTACCTCTCCGGCCTCCAGCCGCCGGCGAGCAGGctgacagaagaaacgtttCACGTACTCTGCAAGGAACGAGCGGCGCGGCTCACAAGGCTTTCGCTATCCTCCCCAtgaagaaaggaacagagaagggcCGGCTAGCTCAAGCAGACCCGTTCACCGCAGCGGGATTGCCGACGGTACGCTATTTTTTCATCATGACCATCAGGAATACCACACCGTTAGTCGTAGACTTCCCATACCGGATTACACGTTAACGTTACTCGTTTCGGCACTTACGCACAATTTAGGGTGTTTGTGGCACGTTGTATTGGGGGGGGAGGGCATGTGGCATACATTGATCGGAGTATGTCCCGGATTCGCCTCAGTAAGAGATACCCAACTACAAGTCCAGGTGGGTTTCGGTGTTTTGTTAAACAACTTCGTCGCGATGACTTCTGCGGGCTTGTTTTTGCAGCCTCCCGTATGGTTTCTTGACAGCCGGCCGAAAAGCTGCCCTCCATGCGAATTTGGAACAGTCTGCTCTCCCGCACTGGGTACATGCGTTCCTGGTGAACTGTGACTCAGCAGGATTACTAGCCAGCGGCCATGATTCCTAcggcttcttttctgtcagTCTCTGGCATATGACTCCGGAACAACAGTCCTTTCGCTCCGCCACCCCTTGTTGccttcctgcatgcagtcctaTTCGGCGTGATTGGGCCGAACTGTTGTAAATCGTCTTTCTCAACGACTCTCAATGTAGCCGTGTATCGATCACTCCAATTGTCGGGGTGTTTTAGTCTGCGTTTTAGCGCAATGCACGTGAGTCAGACACGTATGTCTTTATCTTGCAC from the Toxoplasma gondii ME49 chromosome IX, whole genome shotgun sequence genome contains:
- a CDS encoding hypothetical protein (encoded by transcript TGME49_288000), encoding MPFQVYNLLGWVTVSRLTILLLLFAGRLLKTRDGNWAQEAYGLVQSRVTSAKPEDFAPEAHPRGGFPSTLLSALAAALHERSFQGAQAPSRGVFRVSESTGSLSSAIRRNTGAAAASVRPSPSEEQVSKTERGAEFVTTSQSTPPAKNASAPGGSSSGARDFSSAPPDHHAPERREFEPPFRLLSIYPAGTKSTFVLKGLQPLLAAFSLPVVPLGGAPVSDSDAPEKAAFSVQANNSLGTVPGRGYWLTPKVYRFEPFDPWPTDLRIVVQLNGSLLSLSGDAVDTADPYWIRNNVREFTTPRLVALVRAVTSKLASSFTDGRWSPTLSNSADPLSNHLEVPPDGQVIITFNSVIDIENLNDERLHLRLLAVSHTRSGGGTQEDQHYYVDYEARQCTEAEVDSLVSGGPDVAMRTADDQHRQRDEIVGCAVLSFTKDPLKSGQEYELLMKKKIRYNKLSGPTGQRKPVVLQPPDVKPQQTEYMQAASLASSSTSVFSRFLMSVGENPLEDAAGAQASNEENSEEDDIDSEWDGEDQSPEGDEDGGVEQTASTDPVDNSGVVYTEVTLNPRQFEKIGGESFGIQLTGLRPFMFYGTGSSSFRSTPTVRYRRLVLMLPHSLNGYQAPRQLWPRTHTGSRSTADDRSAKAVERLAEQLDLRVEGTGQTVNFTLHMQDSVTAVLATRDLRPGGSYVLSVRGTVMVRDKFNQPLQSSTLAFRMDKLQSVAKLIMPRDSRVWFIDDSYLRSQLRDAAEVHMGTAVQFSGNGRSTSASSSNEDMEVRQVIANNFRECLLSHPEACLASLFDNVTSNRENYHGRSVTEVTPSWIFPHPLLVYAFENRASRLSGSLNTTIVRPLLFHKFATASLFLVTVKSKDPIQLYTSTSNFLWGVLRLLVRVTPTVMPEAGKSPAFLVQVLDLETAYPLNRSTVSVYGKTPGDPVVSLGVGTTDVRGFALVPIAKPEVTTKLILVVAHERQTAPYVSEIIDAPSVWFSSNTGGSTPGASIDLSPVVLRLRNGGIILQNDLSFVLLSDRTTYRRGESIHLYGFLSLMVESWNSGLRATTLIHDAYGLNPGDLKVWLQLTWQDPEGPKGAALGPGREDSRDARITERAPGDNAKKRSRSARSSSSRNYMRDGTMCSNAVVSLDEFGNFIASMKVPIHVEHGQRAVIEVGVFEQGMLHEEAALVAGSCTIRPESVAQTETVVQPRVLSGPNIVVFAPKRTAVFLSEVSVPPIVRYNDELLVKGLVKNYDGLYLNGQQVRVRFSFEVPTFLRTRFGRKSSWWTVKTRQPAASASVVSRDAGWVCIETVAWSNASGSFEVRLDLADVVWMADDRKANRLRLPPGTSISVEVECQRQQTEQGTSYKETTIVANTPFSIGAFDVSMTPLLPGVPFTVTTNVIPRPRVKTPEQFGRKVLLQVFRVNPEISLPLPEGTNWEDWVMNPGLTRCPMGDMPLAADGTIEVRELEKLEGISLVQRCDAKRPCYVKLPVDAAQYLFIATLIDKTMGRETHCEFFQANQRTLSSHHLSLQVRPHKRTYAAGDSVRLRFLNPFTEGSAIRPVTAKTRTSTGSESVGTTGSEMIEANVSVVWNTKSLRRHSRMVTFRKMDAVEISVGRVPEECLTVCAFTLFITMPISSEPLPLMQLNLGQNRLYPSTTLPRNPVALNFGPFVVEQEVKVVVSHPVRELQVPAGAVDLRLLDSRGEPGNTFDGKERITVQVTVHKGKLRLERFLKNPGIAQSANSSSWQRGSISLQSAKRFSPTFATRTSLTSESAIPQEGGDIEEENEYVDVPLSVKGQVVLTMVDKRFLDVRSAPLFHLAEQLEKRATVGVNAGAGTMFLKWSSSLEQACSYDGFRFINEVKQRRQAADPWLDVLPWPLLPRLFFNSTYSKEYLEDTVVYDRYAWSLTGHFRPKQADSLHKVRMSQRGLFMTAWEKALSQEPAQEEVQNNNGEWDITPDAPSGASSENEREDMDMLEAGRSLHREGRGADYEIQFLPRTEPIIGWQVVELVDTGRGLLRGTFEVELPNEATAHVVRGYTVLRVNAQEEALKSDEIAPGRPRGESDSAARGGVAAKNGTRRDMLVSGRSSDGAEAGGRERRSGTVLMLDSREKVFQIRKSVAAHAYAPSTLRSQDVALVGVTLDVGSSLIGKGVVVKLVSTSLLTPLTSLTPRTQHVYIAGQTQEVLFHVAADRGLGRAQATFAVALEASSTRVASPVDSISEWFSLSSLPALSTASESSGSKSSLKVDKSERSKRRFKRVSTVQVTIEVLPSLRRMNTASFYPFEARNISLDNPEVVHLLRNANVGAPLPYPVMPDVGAFRLAAGTSCLSAILFKLRELIRTRLTVHRENRGLDRLQRSYNGSDLLIILFGEALMRKAYHFEDSEVSAAAERARSLLPAFYSGDSSRGFLSAPADTLQGAKAPLSIILTMLAVFVADADVTASLQQQRKKFVTSVNRYIRLLATRWNQDNGGLTLLQYIGPELIGIIRFVLGSSHRFGLDVEAEQALSTASLLPPAQAAREDLCDKLPSHVLWALLVMKRETHTTGTHPVELRCIHAMRRLFRRQGSKGYIALDAVTNEPNTNTVHSLVLLLLTSSRQWTEDYAMEIRTIMTFLYGGGRKPPRSFMVPGLSRWSLVLLLVALEQWDRQLGNMADQSMMVEVQAREPSEIDGVPLIDGFFDSDHRGPVERSLGWSELEKRIASRRDEKLRGLFPNEAPAKKAGIAALAVGKGVAFVSTFYDFVPLRSVVFPTYEGCLVQKRYHLLDSQRGYCKPDSTLVVNSGDRVCVSITVTFKSPAKLMTLRDWLPAGLQPLDDAAEGFSPHSLTLIQSDQKTDDAVTPSLLEGRCKKHVRGQALEWVCESLSPGTYSFAVLTSANFPGFFEVSLSTAFVFVPLRPPAAGEQADRRNVSRTLQGTSGAAHKAFAILPMKKGTEKGRLAQADPFTAAGLPTPPVWFLDSRPKSCPPCEFGTVCSPALGTCVPGEL